The Candidatus Methylomirabilota bacterium genome includes the window CAGGAGCACGATCGCCCACAGACCGACCATGCCCACGACGACGTTGATCCAGAAGCCGGCGTAGAAATTGGAGCGCTGCAGGCCCCGCTGGATGAAGATCGTGGCCAGGGCCGAGCAGAACGCGCTGGCCAGGGCCAGCGCGGGCGGGGTCGGAGACAATGAGCTACGGGGCGGGCGCGCGAGCGGTCGCGGCGGTCACGGTGAGCGGGATTATGCCCCGGTGGGAAGCCCTGTCAATCGCTTTCGGCGATGGCGCCACCGGGCGGGGCGCCGTGGCCGGTCATCTCATCCGGTCGCCGTGGGCATCCCCATCCGCCGCAACCAGCGGAAGTGCGAGGCCATGGCGGCCCAGAACGAGGCGTGCTCCGCGTACTTCACCCCGAACTCCCGGCAGACCTCTTCCACGAGCCGCGAGATCGCCGGGTAGTGAGCGTGGCTGATCCGGGGGAACAGGTGGTGCTCGATCTGGAAGTTCAGGCCGCCCAGCAGCCAGGCGGCCAGCCGGCTGCGCCGGGCGAAGTTCACCGTGGTCTGCGCCTGGTGGACGGCCCAGGCGCTGGCGATGCGCCCGCCGTCGGCCTGGGCCAGCGGGAAATCCGCCTCTTCGACACAGTGCGCCGCCTGGAACACGACGCTCAGCACGATGCCCGCCACCACCCCGGCCACCGCGTAGTACACGAGCACGGACTTCACGGAGTTGAACCAGATCGGGATCCCGAAGGCCAGCGTGAAGAACATGACCTTGCCGGCGACGAAGATGACCAGGTCCCAGCCCCGGGGCCGCGGAAACGGCTGGTTGCTGATCCGGCCAGTGATGAGCTTGCGGAAGTCGTCCACCAGCTGCCACTTGATGGCCAGCAATCCGTAGAGCGGCCACAGGTAGAAGTGCTGCCAGCGGTGATAGGCGAATCGCTTCTGGTGCGGGCTCAGCCGGCCGAGGACGCCGAGATCGATGTCGGTGTCGTGACCCGTGATGTTGACGTAGGTGTGGTGGATCACTGCGTGCTTCCACCGCCAGACGTATGAGCTACCGCCCATCAGCTCCAGCGTCAGCGCCATCAGCTTGTTGACCCAGGGCCAGCGCGAATAGGCGTGATGGCCGCCGTCGTGCTGAACGTTGAATCCGATGCCGGCCGCCGCCAGCCCCAGCAGCACGGCTAGCAGGAGACCTTGCCACCAGGTATCGGCCACGAACACCAGCAGGGTGTACACGAGTGCGAAGCTGGCCACGAGGATCGCCGTCTTGACGTACATCTGCCAGCAGTCGCGCTGTCGACGGCCGGTGGTACGGAAGTACTCCTCGACCCGCCGCCGGAGCTCGCTGTGGAACGCCTGATCGCTCGCGAATTTCACATGGGGTGTGATCGACCCACCTCCCATTCACTCTACCATCACGAACGCACGCGATGGCCGTCAAGAAAATTGGCCCGTTGGGCCACGGGCCCGCCCGGCTCCTGGCCGGGCCCTGGGTTGTTTGCACCGGGGACCGGTGAACGCGGAACCGCGCCGCGGATACGGTGAATGCGACGGCGGCGCGCTACTTGATGGCGCCCACCGTGAAGCCGGCGATGAAGCGGTCGACGAAGAAGTTGTAGATGATCGCGATGGGCACGCTGGCGATGAAGCAGCCGGCCATCAGCGAGCCCCAGAAGTACACGTCGCCGTGGACGAGGAAGGTGGGGACCCCCACGCTCACGGTGTAGTTACGCGCCGCCGTGATGAAGGTCAGGGCGTAGACGAACTCCTGCATCACCAGCGTCAGCGTGAAGATGACGACGGTCAGGATGCCGGCGATGGAGACCGGGATCACCACCTTCACGAAGGCCCCGAAGCGGCTGTGGCCGTCGATCATGGCCGCCTCTTCCAGGTCTTTGGGGATCGCCTTGAAGAAACCCATGAGCAGCCACGTGCAGAAGGGGACCGTGAAGGACGGGTAGACGAGCACGAGCGACCAGAGCGAGTCCTGCAGCCCGAGGTCGCCGATCAGCCGCGCCATGGGGATGAAGAGCAGGGTCGGCGGTACCAGGTAGGTCAGGAAGATGGCGATGCCGAGCTGCTCGCCCGCCCGGCCGGTGAGGCGGGCCAGGGCGTAGCCGGCGGGCAGGGCCAGCACCAGCGTGATGGCCACGACCAGCGCCCCTACCAGCAGCGTGTTGATGAGCCACTGGGTGTAGAGCGTGTCGTTGAACAGGATCCGGACGTTCTCCATCGTGGGCGGCTGGTTGTAGATGAACGGGTTGTTGCCCCGCTTGAGCAGATCCGGCGTTCGCTTGAAGGTGGTGATGAGCATCCAGTAGAAGGGAAAGGCGCTGAAGATGGTGAACAGCGCGATGAGGCCCAGGTGGCCCCCCCGCCGCGCGACCCGTTGCGCTCGGTAGCGCCCCGACATCTCAGGTGACCTCGGTGCGCCGGGCGACTCGCAAGAACACGATGGCCACGGCCAGGAGCAACGGGAAGAGGAACAGGGCAATGGCGGCGCCCTCGGCCAGGTCCCCGCCCTGGATGCCCGTGAAGAAGGCCAGCGTCGACAGCACCTGGGTGGTGTCGTAGGGCCCCCCGCGCGTGAGCACGAAGATGACGATCATGTCGGTGAAGGCGAAGACGAGCCCGAAGAGCCCGGCCACCAGCATGATCGGCCGGATCAGGGGCAGGGTGACCTGGAAGAAGTGGCGCAGGAACCGGGCGCCGTCCACCTGGGCGGCGTCGTGGATGTCGTGGGGGATCGAGGTCAGCCCGGCTAACAAGATGACCGCGGCCAGGGGCAGGATGCGCCAGACGTGGATGGCGATCACCGAGCCCATGGCCAGGTGAGGCACGCCCAGGAACATGAGCCAGTCGCCGGGGCCGATGAACCCCAGGTACTCCAGCGTCCAGTTGATGACGCTGTACGTGGAGTCCAGGATCCAGAGCCAGCCGATGGTTCCCAGCGAGATGGGCGCCACCCACGGCAACAGCAGCAGCAGGCGCACGAACCACTTGCCGCGGAAGTTCAGCGACAACGCCAGGGCCAGGATCGTGCCCAGCACCATCACCAGGACCTGGGAGGTGATGGCGAAGACGAACGTGTTCTTGAGCGCCGTCTGGAACTTGGGCGTCTCCAACACTTCGGTAAAGTGCTTGAAGCCCACGAAGTCCAGGCTCCGGCTGCCCACGGTGACGTCGCTGAAGGCATAGAGGATCGCCAGCACGAAGGGAAAGCCCACCACGAAGACGATGTAGAGCACCGCCGGGGCGATCATCAGGGGCCCCAGCCACTCGGGCCGGTCCAGGATACCGCTGCGGGCCGGCGTGGCGGCCCGGGCGCGGCGTCCCGTGATAGCGGTGGCGTCGCTCACAGCGGTCGGGCGGGGGCGCGCAGCCCCGTCCGGGTGTCGAAGAACTTCAGCTCGTGCTCCGGCACCGTGAAGTCGTACCGCTGCCCAGGCTCCACGACCGTGGTGACGGTGTAGGGGAACCGGGCGATGACCTTGGCGTCGGCGAAGTTGCCTTCGAGCACCCCGTAGATGAGACGGTCGGCGCCCAGGTACTCCAGGCGCGTCACCCGGAACGGGAACACGGCAAGCCGGGCGCCATCGTCGCGGGCGGTCTTGGGCAGGAAGTGCTCGGGGCGGAAGCCGACCAGGCCGTCACGGTGCGTGAGGATGTTCATGGGCGGCGAGCCCAGGAACCCGGCCACGAAGGTGTCGGCCGGCTCGCCGTAGACTTCCGCCGGGGTGCCGAGCTGCCGCACCCGCCCGCCTTGCATGACGGCGATCCGATCGCCCAGGCCCATGGCCTCGATCTGGTCATGGGTGACGTAGATGGTGGTGGTGCCGATGCGCCGCTGGAACTGCTGCAGCTCGTCGCGGGCCGAGGCCCGCAGCTTGGCGTCCAGGTTGGACAGCGGCTCGTCGAGCAGGAACACCGCCGGCTCGCGGACGACGGCGCGAGCCAGGGCCACGCGCTGGCGCTCGCCGCCGGAGAGCTGGCGGGGCTTGCGCTGGAGCAGCCGGTCGATGCCGAAGAGGCCGGCCGCCCACTGCACCTTCCGCTCGATCTCCGCGCCGGCCACGCCCTGGGCCTTGAGGGGGAAGGCGATGTTCCGGTAGACGGTCATGTGCGGATAGAGCGCGTAGGACTGAAAGACCATGGCGATCCGCCGGGCCCGTGGCGGCATGTCGTTGACCACCTGGCCGCCGATGAGGATCTCGCCCGAGGTGGGCTGCTCCAGCCCGGCGATCATGCGCAATAGCGTCGTCTTGCCACAGCCCGAGGGTCCGAGCAGGACGAGGAACTCGCCTTCCTTGGTCGCGAGGTCCACACCGTCGACGGCGTGGACCTCGCCGAAGCGCTTGCGGACTTCTCTGATCTCTACCGTTGCCATCAAACCCGGGACAATCCCTTAGACGAGGCGCTTCTCCTTCCACTTGGCGTAGATGCGCTTGCACTGGGCGTCGGCTTCGCTCAGGGCCGCCTCGGGCGTGGAGGCCCCGCTGGCCGCCTTGGCGAACATGACGTTGAGCACCCACGTGCCGTAGATCTCGTCGATGGCCGCGTTGGCGTACCCCGGATAGCCGATGTTGGTGGCCCAGGACAGCACGTCCTCCAGCACCTTGTACTTGTCGGCGGGATGGGCCTTGGGGTCGTTGGCGATGAGCTTCTTGATGTCGGGGACCGTCTTCTCGAAGCAGGGGAAATCGTAGAACTGCCCGGCGACGAAGGCGTCGCGGAAGTTGCTGACGTAGTCGATCAAGAACTTCTTGGCGCCGTCGATGTTCTCGGCGAACTTCCAGATCACGTAGCACTGCATGACGTGCTCGAGGCCGATGGCCCGAACCGGTCCCTTGAGGGCCTTGGTGAGCTGGATCTTCTTGGAGATCTCGGGGTCGTCTTTTTCGGCCGTCCGGGTGATGGAGATGGCGTTGAGCGCCAGCGACAGCTTGCCCGCGATCATGGCCCGGTTGTTGGACGAGGCGTCCCAGGTGAAGACCTCGGGAGTCATGGCCTCCTGGAAGAGCGCCTTCACGAACTTGATGGTCTCCAGGGTCTGCTTGGAGTTAAGCGTGAGGTTGTGTTTCTCGTCCTGCTCGTGGGCGCCGTGGGCGTACATGATCGTCCGCAGCGCCATGGCCGTGTCGATCTCGTTGGCCAGCCCGATGCCCACCGGCATCCCCGTCTTCTTCTTGATCTCGGCGCCCTTCACCCGCACCTCGTCCCAGGTGCGCGGGCCGCCGGCCATGCCGACCTGCCCGAAGAGGTCCTGGCGGTAGTTGACAGGGTCGGGAGTGAAGGAAGGGGAGAAGGCGTAGTACTTCTTGGTCTTGGGGTTGTAGGTGCTCTTGAGGCCGAGCTCGATGGGCTTGCCGAACTTCCGCTCCACCTCCTGGTAGACGTCCTTCATGTCCACCGTCTGCTCTTCCACGACGGGCGGCGGCCAGTTGTAGAGGAACAGGTCGTGGCCCTTCTGGGCGGAGATCTCGGCCGCGCCGCGGGCGTTGACGCCGGCGATTCCGATGTTGTCGACGGTCACCTCGGTGTCGTTCTTCTGGCCCCACTCCACGGCGAACTTCTTGTTGAACCACTCGTCATAGGCGGGCACGAAGTGCACCCATTGCAAGATGCGCAACTTCTTGCGCTGGGCGCTGGCGCGGCCGGGCACGATGATGTTGGCCCCGAGGCCGGCCGCCGCCGCCCCCGCCGTCGTGGTCAGAAACTTCCTGCGGTCCACGCCTTGCTCACCCATAGAGGTCCTTTCCGCGCGGGCCGAGGTTGGCGGCCGGCCCGCGCCCTGCTGAATGTGACGATCGATACCCCACCATTATGCGCCAAGGTATGCGGGGCCGGAGGCCGCGTCAAGGGGATGACGGCACCGCGCATGCATGAGATCATGCGTCTGCCGTTCCCGGACCCATGCGCCAACGCTACCAGACCGTACGCGAGGTGACCGAGCGCCTCTGCGCGCCGCTCGCCGTCGAGGACTACGTGGTTCAGGTGATGGCGGACGCCAGTCCGGCCAAGTGGCATCTGGCCCACACCACGTGGTTCTTCGAAACCTTCGTTCTGGAGGCATTCCAGCCGGACTACCGGCCGCTGGAGCCCCGGTACAGGTATCTCTTCAACTCCTACTACAACGCCGTGGGCGCCCAGTTCCCCCGGCCCGAGCGCGGACATCTGTCCCGGCCCACCGTCGCCGAGGTCTACGCCTATCGGGCCCACGTCGACAAGGCGATGGCCGAGCTGCTAGACCGGCAGGCCGCGGACGCCGCCCCGGCGCTCATCGACGTGGTCACCCTGGGCCTGCATCACGAGCAGCAGCACCAGGAATTGATCCTCACGGACCTCAAGGCCATGTTCGGGGTCAATCCACTCGCCCCCGCCTATCAGACGGTCCCGCTGCCCCGAGACCGACACGTCGCGGGCCTGGCATTCATCGACGTGCCTGGGGGCCTGGTCGCCATCGGCTATGAGGGCGCCGACTTCGCTTTCGACAACGAGCGGCCGCGTCACGAGGTCCGTCTGCGGCCCTACCGGCTAGCGTCGCGGCCGGTGACCAACGGCGAGTATCTGGTGTTCATGGCGGCCGACGGGTATCGACGCCCGGAGCTCTGGCTGTCGGACGGATGGGCGACGGCTCAGGCCCAGGGCTGGCAGGCGCCTCTCTACTGGCATCACCGCGACGGCGCCTGGTGGGTCTACACCCTGTCGGGGCTCGAGCCCGTGGACCCGGAGGCGCCGGTGACGCACGTGAGCTACTACGAGGCCGACGCCTATGCCCGCTGGGGCGGCCGGCGCCTGCCGACGGAGCAGGAGTGGGAGCACGCGGCGGCCGAGCGACCGATCGACGGTCATTTCCAGGAAGCCGGGTTCTACCAGCCGCTGCCCTCGGCCGATCGGGGGCGATTCGTCCAGCTCTTCGGCGACGTCTGGGAGTGGACGCAGAGCCCCCACGTGGCCTACCCGGGGTTCCGCCCGCTGAGCGGCGGGCTCGGCGAGTACAACGGGAAGTTCATGGTCAATCAGCTCGTGCTGCGCGGCGGCTCCTGTGCCACGCCCCGCTCGCACATGCGGGTCAGCTACCGCAACTTCTTCCCGCCCGGCGCCCGCTGGCAGTTCTCGGGAATCCGGCTGGCCGAGGACGCCTGAGGGCCGTGCGCTACCGGCTGGAGCGCCACATCGATGGCCGGACTCTCGATCGGACGTTCGCGGACGACGTGCGCCGAGGCCTCACCGGCCGCTTCAAATCCCTGCCCCCGAAATACTTCTACGATGCGACCGGCTCGGCGCTGTTCGAGGCGATCACCGCGCTGCCGGAGTACTACGTCACGAGGGCCGAGGAAGCGTTGCTCCGGGCCAGCGCCGCTGACGTCATGCAGCGGGTGGGGCCCGACGAGATCGTGGAGCTGGGCGCGGGCGGCTCGACCAAGGTCGGCCATCTGATCGCAGCGCACCGGGAGTTCCTGAAAGGGCTGCGCTACGTGCCTCTCGACGTCGATCCTTCCGCGCTCGGCGCGGGCGCCCGCCGCCTGCTCCATGCCTACCCGTTCCTGCACGTGCATGCCATGGTGAGTGACTTCGAGCGCCACCTCGACCGGGTCCCCGCCTGGCCGGGGCGGCGCCTGGTGATGTTTCTGGGCAGCACGATCGGCAACCTGGACGCGGAAGCCCGCCACGGTCTGCTCAGCCGGATTCGCCGGCTGCTCCGCGATCGCGACCGGTTCCTGCTCGGCGTCGACCTCGTCAAGGACCTGAGCATCCTCGAGCCGGCCTACGCGGACGCCAGCGGTGTGACGGCCGCGTTCAACCGCAACGTCCTGCGAGTGGTCAACCGGCGCCTCCAGGCCGGCTTCGATCCGGCCACGTTCCGCCACCTGGCCTTCTACAACCAGGCGGCGGCCCGCATCGAGATGCACCTGGTGGCCGAGCAGGCCCACCGGGTGTCGCTACCCGGCTTGGGCCTCCGGGTCGACATCGACGCCGGCGAGAGCATCTGGACCGAGAGCTCGTACAAGTTCACGCTCGCGTCCACGACCGCGATGCTGGCCGACGCCGGTCTCACGCTGGAACACTGGTACACGGATCCCGGGCACCAGGTGGCCCTCGCGCTGGCCGGCCCCGGCTGAGCCCGGCCATGGTGGCGACGCCTCGCCGACTCTACGTCCACGACGACCTGATCGACGAGGTCCGCGCGCGCCTGGGCGACGGCTCTCCGGCGGTCTGCCTCGCGGAGGCGCTGCTGGCCCTCCTGGGCCGCGATGCCGGACGCGTCCGGATCCTCACGCTCGACGAGCAGCTGGCGGCGCTCGTGGCCCGGGGCGATCACGCGCCGTTCGACGTGACGCTGGCCATCGGACACGCCGGCGAGCGCGTGGCCCGTCAGCTCGACGCGCGGACCGGCTGGTTTCCCCGTATTCGTCGTCTCGGGCTGACCCGGGAAGAGGACGGCCGCGGCAGCTATGCGCTGGCCAGCACCACCGGCGCGCCGCTGGCGACTCAGCTTGAGAACCTCGAGGGCTGTCGCTCCGTCGCCGTCGTGGACGACACGGTCTATTCCGGCCTCACCATGGGGTCGGTGCTCGCGGCGCTCCCCGCCGCCGCGCGGGCCCGCACGCGCGCCTTTTGCCTGCGCGCCGTCGGCGAGAGCCTGGACGCCATCCGCCGCCTCTGTCCGATCGACGTGGGCCTGGTCGCCCCTGGTCGTCGCGACGAGGACGTGAGCTTCATCAACGCCAGCGGCCTGGTCTTCCGGGGAGCGATCCGGCGCGCGGGGCAGCCGCCGCTGGCGTTCTTCGAGCGCCCGGCCTGGATCCACGCGTGGTTCGCCGGCTACGGCGACGAGGTCATCGCCCGGTGCCGGGAGCTGCACGCGCTCCTGGCGCCGGCCGACCTCACCGTCCGATAGCTCCCCAGGTCGAGCATGCCAGGCCCGATCCCGATCTCTTTCTCGCCGCCGCGGCCCGGCTGGGTGTGGATATCCAGGCGTCGGTCGTTGTCGGGGACAGCGTCTGGAATTTGCTCGCCGCGCGCCGGGCCCGGGCGCTGGGCGTCGGGCTGCTTTCGGGGGGGTACGGCCAAGAAGAGCTGGAGCGGGCCGGCGCCTACCGCGTCTATCAGGACCCGGCGGAGCTGCTCCGACATCTGGACGAGGTCGGGGTTCGCGTGCCCTGAGGCCTCTGCGGCCGGTTCAGATCATCACGCGACTTCTGCACCCGGCATAGGCATATAGGTCCCGCGGATCGGCGGTCGCGGCTCGGGGTGTGCGGCGGCGATTCGAAAGGCCGTCGGCCCCGCCCTGTGGTGGGCGACGAAGGCGCGAGTGAACGAGCTGCGGCTGGAATAGCCAACCCGGGCGGCGACGCTCTTTACCGGTAGATCGGTATGGGTGAGGAGCTGCGCGGCGCGAGCAAGCCGGAGTGACTTCAGAAACTCGATCGGCGATTGCCCCAACGCTGTCGACTCGGCGGGCGTCGCGCAACGATTCGGGGCGGCCGGCGTGGACGTGCATCGGCTCGACCACGACGTCCAGGCCGTCCAGCAGCCGCTCGACGTGGACCATGACACTCCCCCTCCGCGCGGGGCCGCAGCGTAGCAACGCCAGGCGTTTGTGCAAAGCAGTTGTAAGAAGTGCAGGGCGCCTCTTCCCGGGTTAGCAGCCGTGCGAGGCGGGGGACGATCGGCGACCATCCCCGCCGGCACGCCTCCGAGCATCGCGCTTTCCCCGGTTGTTCGCCGGGACGAGGATCGGGCACCATTTCGGGACCGGCGGACACCGCCGCGCATCGATCCTCGGTGAGGAGCCGCGGTGGAGTCTCGCGAACATCTCGAGTCGGCGGTGGATTACGGATCCGGTTGGGTGCGGGCGTTTCTCAATCGCGCCAGCGGCCTGACCTTCGACGACGCGCAGGAAGCCCAGATCACGGCTCTGGCCGAGCGCAAGCTGGTGGATCTCTTCGATCGGGCCGGAGAGGTGGCCATCGCCAACGGTCGAGAGCGGATCCTGCATCACGACCTGGCCCCGTCGATGAGCTGGTGCGGGCCGAGGTGCCCCGCCTGATGGCCACTCTGCTGCTCCTCAGCGCGCGTGTCATCGCCCTCCTGGAACCCGAGAACATGAGCCCCGAGGAGCGCCTGGAGCGACTGCGCCGGTGCTCCCCGGGCCGGCCGACGCACTGGGAGGTCGAGCGGGCCGCTCGCGTGCTAGATTTGACGCTCTAGAGGACACCGCTCCGCGGGGAGCCATGAGTGAGCCCGAGCTGATCCGTTGTCCGGCGTGTGGCGCGACCAATCGTGTCCCGCGAGACAAGATCGCGCAGGGGCGGCAAGCGGTCTGCGGGCGGTGCAAAGGGCCGCTGCCCCTCGCCAGCACGCCGGTGACGGTCACCGATGCCACGTTTCCCACGGCGGTCGAGGGCTCGCCGCTCCCGGTGCTCCTGGACCTGTGGGCGGCGTGGTGCGGGCCCTGCCGGATGCTCGAGCCAGTGATCGAGGAGCTGGCAACGGAACTGGCCGGACGGGTGCGCGTGGCGAAGCTGAATATCGATGAGAATCCGAAGACGGCGGCTCGCTATAACGTTCGCAGCATCCCGACCCTGCTGGTCCTCAAGGGCGGACAGGAAGTCGACCGGATCGTGGGGGTGCAACCCAAAGCCGAGATCGCCCGGCGCCTGCAACGACTCATCGCCTGAGGGCGGGGGACCGAGACCGGGCGGGACGATTGGACACCAATTCCGGACCCCGGGACACCCGAGTGGGCCGACGCTAAGCCTTCCGGACGGACGGGAGGCTCCCGGCGCCGGGTGACCTCGTCGAGATCAGCATCCCACTCAGACGACTAAGCCGATGGAGGACATCATGGCGGAGGTTCCCCGCATCGATGTCGAGGAGGCCCGCCGTCGGGTGGCGGCAGGACAGGCGCTCCTGGTCTGCGCGTACCCGGAGGAGGCGAAGTGCAATAGCATGAAGCTCGAGGGCAGCCTCACGCTCTCGCAGTTGCAGGCCCGCCTGCCGTCCGTCGCCAAGGATCAGGATCTCATCTTCTACTGCGCGTGACCGGCCGAAGCGACGGCTGCCGGTCAGGCAGCGAAGTTCCGGGCCCAGGGCTTCACGAACGCCAAGGCGCTCAAGGGCGGCGTCGAGGTCTGGAAGCAGGCGGGATATCCGATGGCGGCCACCGCCTAGAGGACACCATGAGCAAAGTCATCGGCATCGACCTCGGCACCACCAACTCCGTCGTGGCGGTGATGGAGGGAGGCGACCCCGTCGTCATCCCCAACCAGGAGGGCAGTCGCCTGACGCCCTCGGTGGTGGCCTTCACCAAGGAGGGCGAGATTCTCGTCGGCCAGGTCGCCAAGCGTCAGGCCATCACGAACCCCGAGAACACGGTGGTCGACATCCACGTCCTGCAGGGGGAGCGGCCTCTGGCTCGCGACAACCGCACGTTGGGCCGGTTCCGGCTGAAGGGCATTCCGCCAGCCCCCCGGGGCGTGCCGCAGATCGAGGTGGCATTCGACCTCGACGCCAACGGCATCCTCAACGTGTCGGCCCAGGACAAAGCCACCGGCAAGGAACAGCGCATCACCATCACCGCCTCGTCCGGGCTCAGCAAGCAAGAGGTGGAGCGGATGGTGCGGGAGGCCGAGGCCCACGCCGAGGAAGACGCGCGGCGCCGGCAGGACCTCGAACTGCGCAACCAGGCGGACGCGCTCGTGTACTCGAGCGAGCGCGCGCTGCAGGAGCACGGTGGCAAGCTCTCTCAGAGCGAGCGCAGCACGGTCGAGCAGGCCCTGGGCGGGGCCCGAGAGGCTCTCCGGGGAGACGACATCGAGCGCATCCGGCGGTCCCACGACGCGCTGACTCGCGCGGCCCAGATCCTGACGGGAGCCATGCAGCGCCCGCAGCCGCCCGGCGGGTCCGAGGGGGACGTGGTGGACGCCGAGTTCCGAGACGCCGACGAGCGGGAGGCCCGCTAGCGCCGAGGCCGCCGAGCGGTTCAAGGAAATCAACGAGGCACCTCGGCTGCCGCCGGCCGGCCGGAGGATAACCACGTGCCGATAGGCGCGGCTCACCGGCCGAGACGGCCGCCCGCCTTCGGCATATGCTACGCTTGCGCGACGAGCTCGAGGTGAGCTTGTACGCGGCGGCCACCATCGTGGATCTGCTCGGACGACTTCACCACCTGGAGACCGAAGTGGTTGGCCAGCGCCGTCGGCGCTGAGGTCGAGGCGGCAAGGAGAACGGCATGGATCTCAATCGGCTGACGGAGAAGGCTCAGGACGCGCTGCGGCAAGCGCAGACCCTGGCCCAGCGCCACGGCCAGTCTCAGATCGACGTCGAGCATCTCGCTCTGGCCCTGCTGACCCAGGAGGGCGGCGTGGCGCCGCGCGTCGTGGAGAAGGCCGGCGCCAACGCTGCAGCCATCGTGGAGCGGCTGCAGGAGGCGGTGACGCGGCTGCCCCGGGTGTCAGGGCCGGGGGCGCCGCGCGGCCAGGTGTTCATCTCACCCCGCGTCGATGAGACGTTGCGGGCCGCCGAAGCCGAAGCCCAGGGCATGAAGGACGAGTACGTGAGCGTCGAGCACCTGCTCCTGGCAGTGGCCGCCCTCAAGGACGGCGCCGTCGCCGACGCCTTCCGCGCGGCTGGCCTCACCAGCGACAAGCTGCGCGAGGCCCTGGCCGCCGTACGAGGAGGACAACGCGTGACGAGCCCCACCCCCGAGGGAACCTATGAAGCGCTGGAGAAATACGGGCGCGACCTCACGGCGCTCGCCCAGCAGGGCAAGCTCGACCCCGTCATCGGCCGCGACGAAGAAATCCGCCGCGT containing:
- a CDS encoding acyl-CoA desaturase, which encodes MKFASDQAFHSELRRRVEEYFRTTGRRQRDCWQMYVKTAILVASFALVYTLLVFVADTWWQGLLLAVLLGLAAAGIGFNVQHDGGHHAYSRWPWVNKLMALTLELMGGSSYVWRWKHAVIHHTYVNITGHDTDIDLGVLGRLSPHQKRFAYHRWQHFYLWPLYGLLAIKWQLVDDFRKLITGRISNQPFPRPRGWDLVIFVAGKVMFFTLAFGIPIWFNSVKSVLVYYAVAGVVAGIVLSVVFQAAHCVEEADFPLAQADGGRIASAWAVHQAQTTVNFARRSRLAAWLLGGLNFQIEHHLFPRISHAHYPAISRLVEEVCREFGVKYAEHASFWAAMASHFRWLRRMGMPTATG
- a CDS encoding carbohydrate ABC transporter permease, producing MSGRYRAQRVARRGGHLGLIALFTIFSAFPFYWMLITTFKRTPDLLKRGNNPFIYNQPPTMENVRILFNDTLYTQWLINTLLVGALVVAITLVLALPAGYALARLTGRAGEQLGIAIFLTYLVPPTLLFIPMARLIGDLGLQDSLWSLVLVYPSFTVPFCTWLLMGFFKAIPKDLEEAAMIDGHSRFGAFVKVVIPVSIAGILTVVIFTLTLVMQEFVYALTFITAARNYTVSVGVPTFLVHGDVYFWGSLMAGCFIASVPIAIIYNFFVDRFIAGFTVGAIK
- a CDS encoding sugar ABC transporter permease, yielding MLDRPEWLGPLMIAPAVLYIVFVVGFPFVLAILYAFSDVTVGSRSLDFVGFKHFTEVLETPKFQTALKNTFVFAITSQVLVMVLGTILALALSLNFRGKWFVRLLLLLPWVAPISLGTIGWLWILDSTYSVINWTLEYLGFIGPGDWLMFLGVPHLAMGSVIAIHVWRILPLAAVILLAGLTSIPHDIHDAAQVDGARFLRHFFQVTLPLIRPIMLVAGLFGLVFAFTDMIVIFVLTRGGPYDTTQVLSTLAFFTGIQGGDLAEGAAIALFLFPLLLAVAIVFLRVARRTEVT
- a CDS encoding ATP-binding cassette domain-containing protein; translated protein: MATVEIREVRKRFGEVHAVDGVDLATKEGEFLVLLGPSGCGKTTLLRMIAGLEQPTSGEILIGGQVVNDMPPRARRIAMVFQSYALYPHMTVYRNIAFPLKAQGVAGAEIERKVQWAAGLFGIDRLLQRKPRQLSGGERQRVALARAVVREPAVFLLDEPLSNLDAKLRASARDELQQFQRRIGTTTIYVTHDQIEAMGLGDRIAVMQGGRVRQLGTPAEVYGEPADTFVAGFLGSPPMNILTHRDGLVGFRPEHFLPKTARDDGARLAVFPFRVTRLEYLGADRLIYGVLEGNFADAKVIARFPYTVTTVVEPGQRYDFTVPEHELKFFDTRTGLRAPARPL
- a CDS encoding twin-arginine translocation signal domain-containing protein, with amino-acid sequence MDRRKFLTTTAGAAAAGLGANIIVPGRASAQRKKLRILQWVHFVPAYDEWFNKKFAVEWGQKNDTEVTVDNIGIAGVNARGAAEISAQKGHDLFLYNWPPPVVEEQTVDMKDVYQEVERKFGKPIELGLKSTYNPKTKKYYAFSPSFTPDPVNYRQDLFGQVGMAGGPRTWDEVRVKGAEIKKKTGMPVGIGLANEIDTAMALRTIMYAHGAHEQDEKHNLTLNSKQTLETIKFVKALFQEAMTPEVFTWDASSNNRAMIAGKLSLALNAISITRTAEKDDPEISKKIQLTKALKGPVRAIGLEHVMQCYVIWKFAENIDGAKKFLIDYVSNFRDAFVAGQFYDFPCFEKTVPDIKKLIANDPKAHPADKYKVLEDVLSWATNIGYPGYANAAIDEIYGTWVLNVMFAKAASGASTPEAALSEADAQCKRIYAKWKEKRLV
- the egtB gene encoding ergothioneine biosynthesis protein EgtB encodes the protein MRQRYQTVREVTERLCAPLAVEDYVVQVMADASPAKWHLAHTTWFFETFVLEAFQPDYRPLEPRYRYLFNSYYNAVGAQFPRPERGHLSRPTVAEVYAYRAHVDKAMAELLDRQAADAAPALIDVVTLGLHHEQQHQELILTDLKAMFGVNPLAPAYQTVPLPRDRHVAGLAFIDVPGGLVAIGYEGADFAFDNERPRHEVRLRPYRLASRPVTNGEYLVFMAADGYRRPELWLSDGWATAQAQGWQAPLYWHHRDGAWWVYTLSGLEPVDPEAPVTHVSYYEADAYARWGGRRLPTEQEWEHAAAERPIDGHFQEAGFYQPLPSADRGRFVQLFGDVWEWTQSPHVAYPGFRPLSGGLGEYNGKFMVNQLVLRGGSCATPRSHMRVSYRNFFPPGARWQFSGIRLAEDA
- the egtD gene encoding L-histidine N(alpha)-methyltransferase, with product MRYRLERHIDGRTLDRTFADDVRRGLTGRFKSLPPKYFYDATGSALFEAITALPEYYVTRAEEALLRASAADVMQRVGPDEIVELGAGGSTKVGHLIAAHREFLKGLRYVPLDVDPSALGAGARRLLHAYPFLHVHAMVSDFERHLDRVPAWPGRRLVMFLGSTIGNLDAEARHGLLSRIRRLLRDRDRFLLGVDLVKDLSILEPAYADASGVTAAFNRNVLRVVNRRLQAGFDPATFRHLAFYNQAAARIEMHLVAEQAHRVSLPGLGLRVDIDAGESIWTESSYKFTLASTTAMLADAGLTLEHWYTDPGHQVALALAGPG
- a CDS encoding helix-turn-helix transcriptional regulator, with product MRGGVRRSRNGARSSSRRTTGESAMLGGVPAGMVADRPPPRTAANPGRGALHFLQLLCTNAWRCYAAAPRGGGVSWSTSSGCWTAWTSWSSRCTSTPAAPNRCATPAESTALGQSPIEFLKSLRLARAAQLLTHTDLPVKSVAARVGYSSRSSFTRAFVAHHRAGPTAFRIAAAHPEPRPPIRGTYMPMPGAEVA
- a CDS encoding DUF1931 family protein, yielding MESREHLESAVDYGSGWVRAFLNRASGLTFDDAQEAQITALAERKLVDLFDRAGEVAIANGRERILHHDLAPSMSWCGPRCPA